GCTTCTTCCAGCTTAGAGAATGTGTCTGGGGACAAAACCTTAAAGCACTTCCCATCCCAAGACTGTCTGACATAGAAAGTTTGTTCCTTGTTTAATGTGATAATAGGCAGCTCCTCACCCAGATGTAGTGGCAATACCTGCAAAAACAGGAAATATCAAAACACACATACATTAATATTTACTGTTAACTTAGAATTCAGCTATTTTCTATTCACAGATCTTATTACTGCAACTCATGCAATCCTTAGTGTTGAATTTACACCACAGGGCTGTTGCTgtctcttccttcccccactgTGCAGAAGGCTTGCAGTACATACCATGACAGTTTTAATAATGGTCTCTGCAGCTATGTCGGTGTCATAGCCAAGAACTTGATCAAAAAACACCTCCTGGGCAGGAATCTCTCTTTTCAGCAGCTTCCTTTTGTTCTGAGGGATCTCCTCCAAGCGACAGAACCACTGCACCACTGCACGTTTGTGCTGGGCACCTGCAACAGGGAGAGGGCCAGGGAACACCAGGATTTTATTGTGAACAGTGCCAGACTTCAGCTGAAATGCCAGCCAGGGTAGAAATCCTCCCTGGACACAGGTGAGAAAGCATCTGGTAGGAGACTATAAGTCCCATTTTCTAAGCTAAATTAAAATGTCCGAGTTAAGAATTTTAAGGGTTGAAGTAGCACCTGCACAGGGTCTCAATCACAGGAGTACCTGGAGTCCAGCTGCAGACCAGCAGCTCCCTCTCACAAACAAAGAAGTTCCTTATTGGCACAGATGTGATCTCTCAAACCCTGACTAAAAGCAGTGACATAAAAGGAGAACTGAAAAATTTCAGGACGTTATTTGTAGTGCCATTGTACTTTCAGAAGCCTGAAACACTTTTTTCACTGGCTGACAAACCAGGGTATATTGCTGATGAAATAGCTTGTTTTTAAGGaagtttcattggtttcattcCATCATGAAAAGAATATTCAGCTGTACTACAAAAAAGTGCAttggtaaataaataaaatggaattatgtgtatttatgcttttaaaaagGTAAATTAGATTAAAACCCCTCAAAGTATTACTATTACAGcacaaaaaagaacaaaagctgCTCAAAAGAATCAGATATAGCCAAAGAGTAGCTCCCAATTCAGACTCAGACAATTTTTGTATCGCCCACCTCCCATGATTTCTCTTTTCATATCTATCTCTGTACAAACAAGCAGTTCTACAAGGGACAGAAGTAACAAGTCCCATTTATTCAGCCTTGTACTTTAATGTTAAATTGCCTGATGTCAAATGAGATGCAAATTTCAGGGCTGCAGTGCTCTTGCTCCATTTGGATTCTCCAATCTCTAAATAAAGCATGAGCTCAGACTGCCTTCCTCAAGGACCACTGCTTTTAAATTAGACAATGTACTTAAATTTCCATTTATGAATCAAATTTAACTGAAATTAGTCCCAAACATTTGGGGGAGCATGTGAATACAGATGCAATGATCACCAAAACTTGATTTTCTTAATAAATTAGGCCAGTGACATACTGTTAATGCTAAGTACACCCGCATGAAAAAGGtaactttaaaacattttaaaatttctcacACAGAAAGTAAGATTTTAGTTCTCTTACCATCTTCATATAAATGCATGAGCTGTGCCACATAAGGCTGATCTGCATTCATCCCTTCTACTAAAATAAAGTCACCAAGCTGTATACAggtttctgttttgctgctttctgatGTAATAAGGATCCCCCTATTAAGTAATACACAAAAGAAGATTAGAACTTCAGTCTTCATAATTCACATATCATTAAGCCTGATGTCCTGTCAACTTTAGTTAGTTATGCCCCTTCTTGCAATGCTTACAACTTCATTCCCTGATTAGAAGCTTTCATATGTTGTTCAGTTAGTTAAAACTTATTCATAGATTtggttaaatattttttatacgCTATACAGTTTATCATTCAAGAGCTTAATGCTTTTGTTAAATACAGTGTCACAACAAAATGCTCAAAACCTTACTCATATTGTCACAGTTAACTTAAACGATGCCAGAAAGGTAAAGAAACATCTATTAAGTTTCCTtagcaaaagagaaataaatattatttacttGTACTGGGAAGTCCTCAGCTTTCTGTCTGAAGTCAAGGGTTCTCCATACCAGGAGTAGATAAGTTTGCTTTGCTGCCTGGTGTTCATGATTCCAAAGGAAAAGctaaaacaaatgaacaaataCTTTATGATTattatttaaaaccaaaaataaaggaaacacGGGAAGATACATAGAATTGCTATCAATTTTTTCGGCGTACATTAAGAACGCTGGTTAACACAAAGAAACCCCCCTTCCCCAAAGCACCAAACACCCCTCTCAagggatgaggaaaaaaaggaagatatttAGTAGCGCCTTGTTATTCAATTCCTTTTCCATGCCCGCTCTCCTCGGCCCTCACCGCCATGGCGGGGCGGCTGCCCGCCCTGGGGACACCGAGAGCCGCCTGAGACCGTCACCGCGTTTCAGTTTCGCTCAATCCTTCTGGTTtcgttttggtttttaatttcttttttcttttattttttttttttctcctaagtAAGAATTTTCGTCTGGAAAGTCGGGGTAAAGCAACTCACAGCCCCCAGTGCCGTTCACCGCCCCCCAGTGCGGGCGGCACATGGCGGCTGAGGGACGGGCGGGACACTCTGCGGACACCGAGGGGCTCCGGCGGCACCGCAGAGCCACTGACCTTCCTCCATTTCTTCACACGGCCCCTGACCGGCCCGATCCCCTCACACGGCCCCTGACCGGCCCGATCCCCTCACACAGCCCCGGACctttctccaccccttctcaCAGCCCCTGACCGGCCCGATCTCCTCACACGGCGAGCGAGGCTGGAACAGaccacagagctctgccagctcccatcTCCCCGTTTCAGCAGGGTCGTCCCAGAGGACACTGCACAGCATCGCGTGCGGACCGTTCTGGGATATCTCCAGCGAGGGCGAGTGCCcgggctccccgggcagcctgTCCCCGTGCGCGGTCACCACCCGCACCGGGAGCGCTTTGTGCCCCGAGCCCGCTCCCGGCCCCAGCTCACCGTGTCCCCTCAGCGCCGCGATAGAACTTCGCGCCAAAGCGCGAGCGGAGCCCCGCCCCCGGCAGCGCGcgcgcgcggggcgggcggtggcggcggcggctccgcccCGCAGGCGGAAGCGGAAGCGGAAAGCGGCGCGGCCCGCACGGGAGCGGGGCCGAGGGGGCTGAGCGGCCGCCGCCATGGCCAACCGCACGGTGAAGGACGCGCACAGCATCCACGGCACCAACCCGCAGTACCTGGTGGAGAAGATCATCCGCACGCGCATCTACGAGTCCAAGTACTGGAAGGAGGAATGCTTCGGCCTCACGGGTATGGCGGGCgggaggccgggccgggccgggcaggcaCCGGGGGGAGCCCGCGCTGACGGCCCGGCCCGTCCGTCCCTCTCGCAGCCGAGCTGGTGGTGGACAAGGCCATGGAGCTGAAATACGTGGGGGGAGTCTACGGAGGGAACATTAAACCCACGCCCTTCTTGTGCCTGACGCTGAAGATGCTGCAGATCCAGCCCGAGAAGGACATCATCGTGGAGTTCATAAAAAACGAAGACTTCAAGTAAGTTGtagtgtggtttttttctccttgttgaGGTTGTTGTACCGAAGGGAAGTGCTCAAAGCAGCCAGGGAAACCTCAGTACAGGGGTTAGCTCTCAGTGTGCCCTGATAAACTGGGCTTGCCCAAAACCaagcttttcttcttgcttttaaGACTGCTCTCCTTGTCACCCGGTCTGTTGGAAGGGCTCATCTTTGTGGCATGTGCTCTCGTGATTACAAACCTCTGCCTGAAGTGTTTGGAATGAGCTGCATTAAGGCATTCATGTTaatctgctttttcttcagtatttttttttcatttttgttggTGGTAATGTCCCCTTACACACATAATGTATGTAAAGTGTATTATGGTTTTGATAGTGTAGAGGAAGCAATGGAGCAAATATAAATGGTTGTGTATTCTGGCCATCTACTGATTTTCCTCAGAAACTTGtgggaaaaaatctttttttgtcTAAACTGCTAAGGAAGCAGAGATGCATGGAAAGGTTTCCTTTCCAGGTATGTCCGAATGCTTGGAGCACTGTACATGAGACTGACAGGCACTGCCATCGACTGCTACAAGTACCTGGAACCGCTGTACAACGACTATCGGAAAATTAAAAGTCAGAACAGGAATGGAGGTAAACACTCTTATGTCTATTTagcaatataaatatttaaaattgttGCATAACCAGTTGATATAAGTTGTCTGAAGTGTTCCACTTTTACTTTAGCGTCTGGTgttaattttgtcttttaaatgcTACTCTTTACCCTCAGAATTTGAGCTGATGCATGTGGATGAATTTATTGATGAGCTACTCCATGAGGAACGTGTTTGTGACATCATCCTGCCTCGACTGCAGGTTGGAAATGTAGATAGTTATGGAATTCCTGACTGCACCAAGTCCAGTAGCTGGATTGGCTGCTGGCTTGTTGTGTAGGCTGTGGTTGCCTCCTTAGGTGTTTGTTCTTACTTGGGTTGTGTTGAATAAAGTTGCAATTCCTTCTAGAAACGGTATGTTCTGGAAGAAGCTGAGCAACTTGAGCCTCGTGTTAGTGCTCTGGAGGAAGACATGGATGATGTAGAATCtagtgaggaggaggaggaagaagatgaaaaGGTTGGTAAATTGTTTGATGGAACTGTATTGGAAATGAATAGTTGAAGCTGAATCCCTTTAGGACACTTCATAGTCCATGATAGATATTTGTGGGGAGCCTGATGGCAACTCTTATCTCCCTTTATAGCGTATTTTTATATAAGCAGTTTGTGAGGACTTGGACCCTGAAGCAACTCTCAGGTTGCCATGTTTTCCTGTCTCTTGAATTCCACAATTCTGGGTCTGCTTTTTGATGATCTTATTTAGACCAATTGATTTATATGCCTATGTAATGGAGAGAACTAAAGGTGATGATGGAAGGTCCTGTGGCCATCAGTCAGTCCTGCTGTACTTCTTCAAAACCAACACTATGAGAAGTGGTTGTCTGATTTCCAGTTGGCAATTTTGGACAGCACCACTCACTCCTGCATAAGAATCACTTGGGGATGGGGAACCTTGGCTGCCTGGCTTTTGCAATTTATATTCATTGTTCAGAAATCTTAATTGATAGTATAAAACCTTGCTGAAAGAGGACTTACAGATCCTCCTCCCCTTGTTTACAGCTGGAACGGATCCCATCTCCTGACCACCGCAGAAGGGGCTacagggacctggacaagccGCGCAGATCTCCGGTGCTGCGCTACCGGCGCAGCCGCAGCAGGTCCCCCAGGAGGTGAGGGGGCTCTTCCTTCTGCAGTGTTGTTacacagctggagcacagcagtggAGATGGCAGTTCAGCCAGAACTCTGACACCTCCCAGTTCCTTTAGCACTTTGTGAAGCGAGGATTTGCAGTACACAGCCACTGTCAACCCCTCTGCCCGTTCCTCCAGTCATTCTCTAAATATTGAGCTTGCTGGCCAACTTCAGCTAAATTTGACAA
This DNA window, taken from Melospiza georgiana isolate bMelGeo1 chromosome 9, bMelGeo1.pri, whole genome shotgun sequence, encodes the following:
- the PRPF38A gene encoding pre-mRNA-splicing factor 38A: MANRTVKDAHSIHGTNPQYLVEKIIRTRIYESKYWKEECFGLTAELVVDKAMELKYVGGVYGGNIKPTPFLCLTLKMLQIQPEKDIIVEFIKNEDFKYVRMLGALYMRLTGTAIDCYKYLEPLYNDYRKIKSQNRNGEFELMHVDEFIDELLHEERVCDIILPRLQKRYVLEEAEQLEPRVSALEEDMDDVESSEEEEEEDEKLERIPSPDHRRRGYRDLDKPRRSPVLRYRRSRSRSPRRRSRSPKRRSPSPRRERHRSKSPRRHRSRSRERRHRSRSKSPGHHRSHRHRSHSKSPERSKKSHKKSRRGNE